AACGATATTCTTAAGGCTGGGCTCTTAAATCCTGTATCCCTGTCTGAAGCCCTTTATGTCGTATGCAGAAAAGAAGGCGTGGCCACCGCGCTGAATTTTGTCATGGACGCCTTAAAGACGGTGAGGATCGTACCCTCAGAACGCGTTGCATTGATGGCGGGACAGTTTAAATGTAAATACCCGATTTCGTTGGCGGACTGTTGGGTCCTCGCGACCTCTAAGGTTTTTAATGTTCCAGCTCTGTTCGCCTTTAGAGAGAGGGAGTTGCTTGCCTACATCGAAGACGTAAGGAGGGAGACCGAGGTCAAATTTTTAGACGAGGTTACCAAAGGATGAAAGCCGCGAGGTGTATCGGAGACCACATTAGCATGGGATGCGTTGACTAAAGTTTTCTTTAATAAAACAGTTTCCCTAGAGGGAGGTTGGTAAAGGCTTTCATTAAAGGTGGGAAAGATTTAAGGTGGGAAAGTGAGGTAAGTGGTCCTTTCTCTAGGGCCAAAGCCAAGACTCACGCAAAGGCCATTTGCTCCTTCATTCACAGTAATATGTTTAAGGCGTACCCTATTAACTTCTCCGGGGTATAAGAGTTCATCTAGGGTTCCGATCGCTACAAATCCGATCCCTTCCATTAATGATCTGCGATCAGATATGTTAGGTGATGCTTAAGGCCGTCATCTCCTTTCCCATTTATGCTGATAGCTCTTCTATGAGTGGCCCTCTATCGGAAAAAACCATACGATTGTCCCATCGCTGAGTTAAAATATAAGCGGCGGAGCGTGTTTAATCTCGTTTACTTTTCTTCAATCATTGGGAGATTGAGAAGTGAGAAGAATCTGCGGAGTTTTTGAATCCTTTTCTCCTATAACTTCTATGCTCGAGGGCCTCCTCAACGCTCCAACTCAACGCTTAAACTCTAACAACATGTTTATAGTAAGGTTTCGTTCAAGTTTTGAGCGGTGAGTTTTTCAATGGAGTTTAAGGTTGGCTCATGTCTCGTTAAGCTGGTTCAGGGGGACATCACCGACCAGGAAACCGACGCTGTGGTTAACGCGGCGAATCCAACCCTTATGGGTGGAGGGGGAGTTGACGGCGCCATACATCGCAGGGGAGGACCCCTAATACTGGAAGAGTGTAAGAAGATAAGGAGGACCCAGTGGCCTGGAGGTTTACCGACTGGTCAAGCCGTCATAACGACGGGGGGAGAGTTGAAGGCCAGATATGTGATTCATACAGTTGGCCCGGTCTGGCGTGGCGGAGGGGTTGGGGAGGCTGAGAAGCTCTCTGAGGCGTATAGAAACTCGCTGAAATTAGCTGTCGAGCATGGTTTGAGGACGGTTTCGTTTCCATCGATCAGCACGGGGGCTTACGGGTACCCTTTAAGAGAGGCCTGTCAAATCGCCTTAAGAACCGTCAGGGAATTCATTCGAAGCCACGATAAATTAGATGAGGTTCGCTTCGTGCTTTTCAGGCCTGAAGACCTAAAGGTCTACGAGGAGGAGGCCGCTAAAATTCTAAACGTATAAAGCAAGAGGAGGGCCTTCTTTAAGGGAGAAACGCTAGGAGTTCTTGACGTTAACTTTCTTCACAGCAGCCTCCGTAGCGGGTGATTTCCACTTGACTGGGCCTTTCAGTAAGCTGGTAACCTTTATATCTTGGATCTATAGAAGTGATGTTCCGCGTTGATGTTTAGGTTTAATCAGAGGTTTTGAACATGCCTTCGATAGCCCCTTTTGTAGCGAGTTCCGATGAAGCCGTTAAACGGATGTTGAAGCTGGCTCAACCTAAGCCTGGTGAGGTGCTGTTCGACTTAGGGTGCGGTGACGGCAAGATCATAACCACGGCCGCGAAGGAATATGGAGTGAAGGCGGTGGGAATAGAGCTTAGAGAAGACTTGGTTAAAAGAGCCTTGGAAAGGGTTCACACCCTGGGGTTAGATCAGAGCGTGAAGGTGGTTCACGGCGACATCTTTGACCAAGACCTCTACGACGCAGACGTCGTGACATTATACCTAACCACCCACGCTAACGAGCAGATTAAACCTAAACTGGAGAAGGAGTTAAAGCCTGGAAGCCGGGTTGTCTCCAACTGCTACGAAGTACCTGGATGGAAGCCTGCTCAAGTAGACGATATGGGTTTCTCGAAAATATACTTATACGTGAAGAAGTAAACGGTTATTAGAGAGCCCATTCAACTACATGTTGAAAGTGGTTTTATGAGCGAAGACTGGGCGACGATGAAGAAAAGGCAGATCGAGAAGGTTAGGGGACTTCAGCCCAAGGACCGGCTGGACATGGTGGAGGCCATAGCCCTCATGAACCAATACATATCCAGCAGCTGTCAGGGTTGGGCTCAATGGATCTACAACCCAATGGTGATAAATCGATTCAACGAAAAAGAGTTAAAGGACTTCTACGACAGGTTTAGAAAGATCACCCTCGAGTTCTTAGAGTTCGACGTCGAGGCCACTGAGAGGCTTAAACCCCCCCTAGAGAAAGGGAGGAAAGAGCAGCCTCCGAGATACGCGTAGAAAACGCCTCGACTTCACGCTCCACATATTCTCAAAGATCCGTGGTTTAAGACCGCTTAACTTTAACCACTCAGAAACGTCTTCCTAGGACGCTGGAAGACGCGGCAGCCATATTCTCCGTTTAAGGCTTAACACCATGTTTAAACAGTAACCTCATCACGGACCTTAAGTACTTTGCACTTGTCGCCTGACACCAGCCTGAAATAACACCTAGAAGAAAGCCACTTTCCCCCAAAGAAGGGGGGATGGAATTCAAAATCGCAAACCCGAAAGGCTTCAGAGACAGGCTCAACAGGAGCGCCCAGGACCTATTCGACGACCTGACAAACCAGCTCCGCATCAACGCCTCCTTCACCGGCGCCGCCTGCCTCCCTGTCAAACCGAGGCGATATTACTGACAATCTTCTACGCCTAGCATAAGAAGATCCCCTAGCTACGGCAGGAGATCGAAGAGCTGAAAAAGCGCCCTAAGGCGAAGCGGTAGAGAAAAGGGGGAATGGGTTCTTAGCGTCCCCGTTTCTTAGCCGCAACCGCGGCTAGGGAGGCTAAGCCGACCAAGGCAACGTAGGGTGCCAGAACCGCAAGCTTATTCGTCGAGTAGACCACGCCACCAACAGGGTTGCTAGGCCTAGGCGGAGGTGGAGGCGGCGTGTACTGGTTTACAGTCACTACGTAATCGTCCGGCTCGTACGATGCCGGAGTCGTCTGTCCATCCCCTATCCAGATTGTCTTTGTCGGAGGCGAACTCACCACTATCGTAGACTGCCCTTCTTCCTTGCAGTGGAAGATGAAGCTCCCCCAGATAGTGCTGGTTGTCCACGGCGTGTCTTGGCCATAGTAGTCACAGAATCCATAATAGTCAAAGTATCCTTGGGCATTTATTTCATCGGTTTTCGGCTTTTGTTGGTTTTCACTTGGTTCAACATATGTGCCCCAACTTCCGCGTTTGTAAGTACCTTCGGGCCAACTAGCCTCTTCTACGAACCCCACGATCTCCACCTGGCTGGGATCCCAAGAGAAGCGCGCATCAAACGCTACCATCCCCTGACCTGGAGGTAGATCGGGTAGATTGATATAGAAATCAAGTGTGAAAGTGGTGCAGACAGGTACATTGATGCTGGTAACGGGAGAACCATTCTGCATAAGAGAATAGGTTACAACAACACCAGCCGACGCTGGAAGAATCATCATAATTGACGCGAGTAAAGGTACTAGAAGAAGAGTGAACATACGTCTGTAAGAAGTCACGTGCATGCGTTTCACATCCAAACTTAGGATTAACGGTATTTCAGTTCCATGTATAAAAAACTTTGGGTGCTGTTCAATTGTGAGCTAGATCTGCGTTGTGAGTACTGTAGATTTGATTGAGCCTTGATGGATATAGGTTTGCCAGTACTCTTCGTATAGGGTTGGGCTGTGTAGTGGATGGGGATGAATGTTAGGGTGTTCTTAAGTCCTTTTTGGCTCCAGTGAGCCCATTGGTGCTTGCATCCTTTGGCTATCTCGCCCATGAGTCGTTCTATCCGGTTTGTGGTGTAGGGTATACATATCACTTTGAGAGCTAGTTCATCGGAGGTGACGGGGAGCCTGCTGTTTCGGGTTATGAATCGGGATGCTTCTCTGTATCCTTGACGTTTCAGTGTGGCTGCGAGCTTGCTCGTTAACTCTGCGCATTCAGCGTTCACTTGACGTGTATATTTTCGTCTGGGTGCCTGTAGTATGTAGAGTATCGGAGTGATGGTTTCTCCGGTGATGTGGTTCTTCACCTTCCATGTCTTGAACCTGACGATGCCTAGAGGTATAACGATGGTCTTCGGTCGTCGGTTTGATCCAGCCCTTCTGTATACGCCGTCGGGCTTGGGGTTATACTTCAAGCCGCATAACTCGTCCAGAAGCTTCTCCTAGTAGGCTATTATAGCTTCGCCGAGGCCTCGCCTATCCTTCTCCCTCAGACCCTCAACCAGATCAGCTAAGTCTATATGTGGTAACCCGTCAAGTAGATGTCCCCAGGCAGAGCATGGGGCTTTCTTCACCCACACCCCGAAGTAAACGCTTCTCTAGGCGATGCGGCTTCAAAATGGTTTATCCACTAACTAGCCTTGCCTAGACCCCTGTAGTTTCAGAATCCTCGCGGCGAGGTAGGCGGCGTTTTTACCGTTGTCGATGCCCACCGTCGCCACCGGAACACCGGATGGGGTTTGAACCATGGAGAGCAGGGCGTCCAAACCGCCTAGCTTGACGGAGACGGGAACGCCGATCACCGGTTTATTGGTGATCGACGCGATGAACCCGGGCAGCGCCGCCGACAACCCAGCTATGGCCACGAAAACCTGGGCGTCGGATTCCGTCACCAAGCTTCTTAGCTTATCAGGTTCCCTATGGGCCGAGGCGACCCTTACCTCGCACTCTATCTTCTCCGCCTTCAACGTTTCCTCAACTTCCTTGGCGATGGCTATGTCTGAACGGCTTCCGCACACGACCATGACCTTACGTTTAGCCAACCCGCACCGACCCTTTTTCACACGCATAAACCATTTCTAGATATAAAAGCGTTCTTTAACCTGAGGTTAATGCCTTGAAGATAGGGTATATGAACGACCCGACCTTCCCTTTGACAAAGGAGTTAGAGTGGATTTCAAACCATAACTTCGACTTCGTAGACTTAACCTTGGAGCCACCGGAGGCGTATAAGTTAAACCTTAGGGAGGTTAGAAGGAAGCTGAAGGACTCGGGGTTAGAGGCTGTGGGGCATACGAACCCCTTTCTACCCGCGATTCACCCCCTGGGAGCTATTAGAAAAACTTGCTTGAAGGAGCTTGAACGATGTGTTAAGATCTTCAGCAAACTCAACATAACCTTAATGAACATACATCCCTACGATTACGGATTTTTCATGACCTTAGAGGAGAAGGTAAAAGCTAACGTGGAGTTGCTGAGCCGTGTCCACGACATGTGCGCTGAATTCAACGTCATGCCTATGTTGGAGAATGGAAAGCCACTAGACACCCCGGAGGCGTTTCAAAGCGTTCTAGACGAAATCCCCGACTTTATGGTTCATCTAGACCTAGGTCACACGAACTTAGCCCCGAAAAATCTAGCTGAAGCGTTTTTTAAACGCTTTAAGGACAGAATCGCGCATATACATGTATCCGATAACAAGGGGGACAGGGATGAACATCTCCCACTGGGTTGTGGCAACATCGATTGGCGCGAAATGGTGAGGTTGATGAAATCCCATGGATACGATGGAACCATAACCCTTGAAATATTCTCTAAAGAAAGGGAGTACGTTCTCACGAGCAGAAGGATTCTTGAGAGGCTTTGGAGAGATACGGTTTGAAGCGAAAAGCCACTGTAAGGTTTGTGGGTTTAGTTGAGAAAACCAAGGGCGAGTACGCTTACATACGGATATTCCCGGAATACGAAGCCGCCTTGAAGGGTGTGGAAGAATACTCACATCTCATAGTCCTTTACTGGATTCACCTCCGCGACACCGCTGAAGACCGGAAAACGCTCACAGTCACGCCTATGAGACATAAGGGGGCCCCGGAGACGGGTGTGTTTGGAACCCGAAGCCCTTCCAGGCCAAACCCTATAGGTCTATGCGTGACGAGGCTTGAACGCGTAGAGGGGGCGACGCTGAAGGTTAAGGACCTAGACGCCTACGAAGGAAGCCCTATAATAGACATAAAACCCTACCTTCCCAGGGCAGACCGTAAATTTTTGGTGAAGGCCCCGAGATGGGTAAAACATGGCCCGAAAACCTAACGTCCCAACATGCGAGCTCAAACAGTGTTAGGCCACCCATTGGAGAAGCGGAGCGTGGAGTAGAGCCGCGTGACATCGTCTTCAGGAAGGATGTAAGGCCTTGAACCTGAGGAATGTGGCGGGGGCTGGTTCAAGCGAAGGAACTGCCTGTAAAGGAATGTTAATCAACATTGTATAGCGATGAATCTATCCGCGGAGAGTGGGGGCTCGGAGCTCTGGTGGAAGCGGTGTCAAAATGTAGGCGTTGCCCCCTATACAAGATCAGGAGAAAGGCTGTGCCCGGTGAGGGACCCACTTCAACAACGATTATGCTGATCGGTGAAGCCCCTGGGAGGAGAGAGGACGAGGAGGGAAGACCCTTCATAGGCCCAGCTGGGAGAATTCTAGATGAGCTGCTGAATCAAGCTGGATTGAGTAGAGGACAGGTTTACATATCCAACGTCGTGAAATGCATACCTCTCACGGCGGATGGCAAAGTAAGGACGCCTAACCGGCTTGAGATTGACGCGTGTTCACCGTACCTTGACGCCCAGATGAAAATCATCCACCCTAGGATCGTGGTCACCCTCGGAGGAACAGCCACAAAACATGTTTTTGAAAAACTTGGCATCCAAGCTGGAGACGTTTCAAAGGTTCATGGAAGGGTGTTTCAAACCCGCCGTTTTCAGGTGATGCCTACCTATCATCCAGCGGCCTGCCTGTATAACCCTAAGCTGCTTGTCGAAATGAAACGAGACTTCGCAGCGCTTTCAAAAATCCTCTCCAACTCTCCAGCTCCTTAACCTTAATTTTTTTAAAACCTTTTCTCCGCGTATTCGACGGCTTTACGGAAAATATACAAGCCATCTCCATCCTCCTGGAGGTTTACGCTGGTCCAGTATGGATGCGTATACTTGTGGAGAAACCTCTCCGGATGCGGCATCAACCCGAACACGTTTCCCTCCTTGTCGCATATTCCCGCGATGTTCCCTACGGAGCCATTGGGATTATGTGGGAAGCCTTTTAACTCCCCTGTTTGATCCACGTATCTGAACACGATTTGCCTGTTTTCAACCAGTTTCTCTAAGCCTTTAGGGTCGATGATGAACTTTCCCTCCGCGTGGGCTACGGGCAGGTATATGAGTCTGTTCAAACCCTCGGTGAAGACGCATGGGCAGCCGGCTTCATGCCTTAAGTACACCCATCTATCATGGTATAGGCCTATGTCGTTGAAGGCTAGGGTGGCTTCCTGCTTCTTCATCAAGCCCTCGAAGGCAGGTATCAGCCCCGCCTTAACCAGAACCTGAAACCCGTTGCATATTCCTAATACGGGTTTGCCCTCCTCCACAAACCTTTTCACCTCCCCGCCGAGCCTATACTTTATTTCCTTGGCCCAGAGAACCGCCGCCGACACGTCGTCGCCGTAACTGAACCCACCGGGTAAGACCATCAACTGGTAATCTTCCAGGCGTTTCAAACCCTTGTAGAGTTGATTCATGTGAACCACTTCAGCGTCGGCTCCAGCTTTCCTCAGGGCGTAGGCTGTTTCCACGTCGCAGTTTGTTCCAGCCACCCTTAAAACCAAGGCTTTAACCCGGCTCACGTCATCCACCAGTTGAACGTGGATTTCCAAGCGTTTCTCAAGGACGAAACAGATTCCTCCAACGTTACACGTTCCCCTAACCCTATTATTTTCAGGCTCTTCTCCTCTGTGACGCAGCCTATCCTAGCGGCCTTCACACCCCCAATGACGCGTTCGAACATTGAGGCCTTATCCTCCCGAACCTCCAAGAGGAGGCGGCTGTTGGACTCAGAGAAAAGGATTTCATCCTCCGCCTCCACGCCGGTTCTAGGAACCTCGCGGAGATGTAGCTTTAAGCCTAGGTCTCCGGCGATGGCCATCTCGGAGGCGGCGACGGCGAGGCCTCCCTCGCTGCAGTCGTGACACGCCTCCACGAGTCCTAGGTCGATGGCCTCTACGACGGCGTTGTAGGCTTTTTTAGCCGTGGGCAAATCGACGGTAGGCACCCTACCGCCCTTAACCCTGGTTACCATGTAGTAGTGGGATCCCCCAAGCTCCCTTTTCGTTTCTCCAACGATGTAGAGGAGGTTTCCAGGGGACTTTAAGTCCGCTGTCACGGCTTTCCGAACGTCTGGAATCAAACCCACCGCGGAGATCAGCAAAGTAGGGGGTATCGCCCTCGATTCACCGGTTTCACTCACATACTCATTGTATAGGCTGTCCTTACCTGAGATGAAAGGCGTGTCAAGGCCTTTAGCGGCTTCGTAGCATCCTCTAGCCGCCTCGACAAGCTGTCCAAGTGGCTCAGGCTTCTCCGGGCTTCCCCAGCTGAAGTTGTCTAGGAGGGCTATCCGCCTCCCTCCACAGCACACGTTGTTTCTAACCGCTTCATCCACAACGGATAACGCCATGTTATACGGGTCCGTAGAGTATCTTGGGTTGACACCGTTTGAAACCACTATTCCCCGCCAGCTTTCATCTAGGGGCTTGAGGACGCAGGCGTCGCTGGGGCCTTCACCAACCCCGCACATGGGCTTCACTATTGTGTGGGCTTGAACCTCGTGATCGTACTGCCTGATTACCCATTCCTTGCTCGCGACGTTTGGGGACGACAAGATTTCCTTAAGGGTTTCACGTAGGTCAACGACCCCTAGGGGTGGGGGATCAGACGCCTGTATGATGGGTTTTTCAGCCACCCTGACGACCCTGGGAACGGCTTTATGCAGAAACGCCATGTCCAGGTTCGCCACCACCTCGCCTTTAAATTTCAAAATCAGTTTCCCGGAGTCGGTGAACTCCCCTATCACGGTGGCTTCGCAGTCCTCTTCCTCAAATATCTCCATGAGCCTTCTCAGGTTTTCCCTCGGAACCGCGAGCAGCATCCTCTCCTGGGATTCTGACACCCATATTTCCCAGGGCTTTAAACCACTATACTTCAGGGGAACCTCATCCAGCTCCACGGTGGCTCCTAGGTCGCGG
The window above is part of the Candidatus Bathyarchaeia archaeon genome. Proteins encoded here:
- a CDS encoding PIN domain-containing protein; this translates as MSGSRNYALDSSFLIYHHYKGDALTNDILKAGLLNPVSLSEALYVVCRKEGVATALNFVMDALKTVRIVPSERVALMAGQFKCKYPISLADCWVLATSKVFNVPALFAFRERELLAYIEDVRRETEVKFLDEVTKG
- a CDS encoding O-acetyl-ADP-ribose deacetylase; protein product: MEFKVGSCLVKLVQGDITDQETDAVVNAANPTLMGGGGVDGAIHRRGGPLILEECKKIRRTQWPGGLPTGQAVITTGGELKARYVIHTVGPVWRGGGVGEAEKLSEAYRNSLKLAVEHGLRTVSFPSISTGAYGYPLREACQIALRTVREFIRSHDKLDEVRFVLFRPEDLKVYEEEAAKILNV
- a CDS encoding methyltransferase domain-containing protein, which produces MPSIAPFVASSDEAVKRMLKLAQPKPGEVLFDLGCGDGKIITTAAKEYGVKAVGIELREDLVKRALERVHTLGLDQSVKVVHGDIFDQDLYDADVVTLYLTTHANEQIKPKLEKELKPGSRVVSNCYEVPGWKPAQVDDMGFSKIYLYVKK
- a CDS encoding DUF2153 family protein, translating into MSEDWATMKKRQIEKVRGLQPKDRLDMVEAIALMNQYISSSCQGWAQWIYNPMVINRFNEKELKDFYDRFRKITLEFLEFDVEATERLKPPLEKGRKEQPPRYA
- the purE gene encoding 5-(carboxyamino)imidazole ribonucleotide mutase, giving the protein MRVKKGRCGLAKRKVMVVCGSRSDIAIAKEVEETLKAEKIECEVRVASAHREPDKLRSLVTESDAQVFVAIAGLSAALPGFIASITNKPVIGVPVSVKLGGLDALLSMVQTPSGVPVATVGIDNGKNAAYLAARILKLQGSRQG
- a CDS encoding sugar phosphate isomerase/epimerase family protein; this translates as MKIGYMNDPTFPLTKELEWISNHNFDFVDLTLEPPEAYKLNLREVRRKLKDSGLEAVGHTNPFLPAIHPLGAIRKTCLKELERCVKIFSKLNITLMNIHPYDYGFFMTLEEKVKANVELLSRVHDMCAEFNVMPMLENGKPLDTPEAFQSVLDEIPDFMVHLDLGHTNLAPKNLAEAFFKRFKDRIAHIHVSDNKGDRDEHLPLGCGNIDWREMVRLMKSHGYDGTITLEIFSKEREYVLTSRRILERLWRDTV
- the tsaA gene encoding tRNA (N6-threonylcarbamoyladenosine(37)-N6)-methyltransferase TrmO, which translates into the protein MKRKATVRFVGLVEKTKGEYAYIRIFPEYEAALKGVEEYSHLIVLYWIHLRDTAEDRKTLTVTPMRHKGAPETGVFGTRSPSRPNPIGLCVTRLERVEGATLKVKDLDAYEGSPIIDIKPYLPRADRKFLVKAPRWVKHGPKT
- a CDS encoding uracil-DNA glycosylase, translating into MEAVSKCRRCPLYKIRRKAVPGEGPTSTTIMLIGEAPGRREDEEGRPFIGPAGRILDELLNQAGLSRGQVYISNVVKCIPLTADGKVRTPNRLEIDACSPYLDAQMKIIHPRIVVTLGGTATKHVFEKLGIQAGDVSKVHGRVFQTRRFQVMPTYHPAACLYNPKLLVEMKRDFAALSKILSNSPAP
- the purQ gene encoding phosphoribosylformylglycinamidine synthase I; this translates as MSRVKALVLRVAGTNCDVETAYALRKAGADAEVVHMNQLYKGLKRLEDYQLMVLPGGFSYGDDVSAAVLWAKEIKYRLGGEVKRFVEEGKPVLGICNGFQVLVKAGLIPAFEGLMKKQEATLAFNDIGLYHDRWVYLRHEAGCPCVFTEGLNRLIYLPVAHAEGKFIIDPKGLEKLVENRQIVFRYVDQTGELKGFPHNPNGSVGNIAGICDKEGNVFGLMPHPERFLHKYTHPYWTSVNLQEDGDGLYIFRKAVEYAEKRF
- the purL gene encoding phosphoribosylformylglycinamidine synthase subunit PurL → VHAIAFKVETHNHPTALDPYGGAGTGSGGVFRDVMGVGAKPILSTNVLFFGPLNFPHKDLPKGVMHPKRLMKGAVAGIRDYGNRMGIPTANGAIGFDEGYLCNPLVFAGCVGVMPKNRYVKEPKPGHLIVLAGGRTGRDGIRGVTFASVELTDRSETTYSGAVQIGNPIVEKKLLDALLRARDEGDKPLYSAVTDCGGGGLSSAVGEMGRDLGATVELDEVPLKYSGLKPWEIWVSESQERMLLAVPRENLRRLMEIFEEEDCEATVIGEFTDSGKLILKFKGEVVANLDMAFLHKAVPRVVRVAEKPIIQASDPPPLGVVDLRETLKEILSSPNVASKEWVIRQYDHEVQAHTIVKPMCGVGEGPSDACVLKPLDESWRGIVVSNGVNPRYSTDPYNMALSVVDEAVRNNVCCGGRRIALLDNFSWGSPEKPEPLGQLVEAARGCYEAAKGLDTPFISGKDSLYNEYVSETGESRAIPPTLLISAVGLIPDVRKAVTADLKSPGNLLYIVGETKRELGGSHYYMVTRVKGGRVPTVDLPTAKKAYNAVVEAIDLGLVEACHDCSEGGLAVAASEMAIAGDLGLKLHLREVPRTGVEAEDEILFSESNSRLLLEVREDKASMFERVIGGVKAARIGCVTEEKSLKIIGLGERVTLEESVSSLRNAWKSTFNWWMT